In a genomic window of Aggregatimonas sangjinii:
- a CDS encoding (2Fe-2S)-binding protein, translated as MQISIKVNGKEYSHDIEPRISLAQYLRETLNLTGTHIGCDTSGCGSCTVHVDGASAKACTLLAVQVDGCEIKTIEGMAHGSGMHPIQEAFKENHGLQCGFCTPGMVMTAADILKNNPNPTEEEIRHGLEGNFCRCTGYHNIVKSIQHAAEKINA; from the coding sequence ATGCAAATTTCAATAAAAGTCAATGGCAAGGAATACAGCCATGATATTGAGCCAAGAATAAGCCTGGCGCAATACTTAAGGGAAACATTAAACTTGACAGGCACCCACATCGGCTGCGATACAAGTGGTTGTGGTTCGTGTACGGTTCATGTAGACGGAGCCTCCGCAAAGGCTTGTACACTGCTAGCCGTTCAAGTAGATGGTTGCGAAATCAAAACCATCGAAGGCATGGCCCATGGTAGTGGGATGCATCCCATTCAGGAAGCGTTCAAGGAAAACCATGGTTTGCAATGTGGCTTTTGTACGCCCGGAATGGTAATGACCGCTGCCGACATCCTCAAAAACAATCCAAACCCTACCGAAGAAGAAATCAGGCACGGCCTCGAAGGCAATTTTTGCAGATGCACGGGCTATCACAATATTGTCAAATCGATACAGCATGCCGCTGAAAAAATAAACGCATAA
- a CDS encoding TetR/AcrR family transcriptional regulator, with protein MKTSDLTKAWVSHGYSIFAYEGPTGLKIERLAKLVGKNKSSFYHLFADLEVFTNVLLNHHLEQARILAQKESECPGQKELVEIIVAHKLDLLFNRQLRIHRENKEFETYFTKITQFSVPSILPVWQHIIGLQENSYLARLVLQLTLENFFLQITDETLNTAWLNGYFDNIRTLVKQFKNTKSVASLDGTV; from the coding sequence ATGAAAACATCGGATTTAACGAAGGCATGGGTGTCGCACGGTTATAGCATCTTTGCCTATGAAGGGCCTACAGGCCTAAAAATTGAGCGCTTGGCAAAGCTGGTCGGCAAAAATAAGTCCTCATTTTACCATCTGTTCGCAGATTTGGAAGTGTTTACCAATGTCTTGTTAAATCATCATTTGGAACAAGCGAGAATTCTGGCCCAAAAAGAATCGGAATGCCCGGGCCAAAAAGAACTGGTCGAAATCATAGTGGCACACAAATTAGACTTATTATTTAATAGACAGCTACGAATACATCGGGAAAATAAAGAATTCGAAACCTATTTTACAAAAATCACGCAGTTCTCGGTCCCATCAATTTTGCCGGTTTGGCAACATATTATAGGGCTTCAGGAAAATTCATATTTGGCACGGCTGGTACTTCAATTGACACTGGAAAACTTCTTTCTTCAAATCACAGACGAGACGCTCAATACTGCTTGGCTAAACGGATATTTTGACAACATACGGACCCTCGTAAAACAGTTTAAAAACACGAAATCTGTAGCTTCATTAGACGGGACCGTCTAA
- a CDS encoding haloacid dehalogenase type II: MKQTLAFDVYGTLIDTSGVLQTLEDCIGSEAPSFMKAWRNKQLEYSFRRGLMHTFVDFSVVTREALEYCCLLLRQPLNSNQIERLMDAYKVLPAFEDVAAGLQGLPSKNFEKYAFSNGSATAVSRLLENANITTLFDGVVSVEKIKMFKPSPIVYQHFNDSTDSIKDNTWLISGNTFDVMGAISYGMKGVWVRRSADAVFDPWGITPTAIISNLEELKHIL; encoded by the coding sequence TTGAAACAGACCCTTGCCTTTGATGTTTATGGCACACTGATTGACACCTCAGGAGTCCTTCAAACATTGGAAGATTGTATCGGTTCGGAAGCCCCATCTTTTATGAAAGCATGGCGAAACAAACAACTCGAGTACTCTTTTCGCAGGGGATTAATGCATACCTTCGTCGATTTTTCGGTGGTGACCCGAGAGGCTTTGGAGTACTGCTGTTTGCTTTTAAGACAACCCTTAAATTCTAATCAAATTGAACGTTTGATGGATGCCTACAAGGTGCTTCCGGCCTTCGAGGATGTGGCAGCCGGGTTACAAGGGCTACCTTCGAAAAATTTCGAAAAATATGCGTTTTCCAATGGGAGCGCCACAGCAGTTTCCAGACTCTTGGAAAACGCCAATATTACAACGCTTTTTGATGGCGTGGTGAGTGTTGAAAAAATCAAGATGTTTAAACCAAGCCCTATCGTTTACCAACATTTCAATGATAGTACCGATTCCATTAAAGATAATACCTGGTTGATTTCCGGAAATACGTTTGATGTTATGGGCGCCATTTCTTACGGAATGAAGGGAGTTTGGGTACGGCGGTCGGCCGACGCCGTTTTCGACCCATGGGGTATTACACCAACAGCGATCATTTCAAATTTGGAAGAGCTAAAGCATATTCTTTAG
- a CDS encoding vWA domain-containing protein: MLHTSGLAHQTELSGNIVLLCRFLRKKSFNITATEEADALTALSFLPIHSEDYFREALKSVLTKSRLQHIKFDEYYHEFKEQLKKAADSKVKELPEEKQKPEKKSKQAQFEALKDWLNLKTSEEEKEVAAFNDVESLTKKDFLDLSEDEVRLMMRVLQKMARQLAHQKSRLRKKSKKRQQLDVKQTIRTNMRKGGEIQQLVFTKKKDRKLKLVLLCDVSRSMDLYSRFFIHLIYAFQNAYDKIETFVFSTALHQVSELLNNNEFDQAFQMISERVPHWSGGTTIGSCLHDFTQNFGHGMLDKKTIVLMLSDGWDTGEPAVMKEAMKAIHKKSKKVIWLNPLAGSADFSPEVIGMKTALPYIDVLASAHNLESLKQVLVQLRTKRNLLKRQFI; encoded by the coding sequence ATGCTTCACACTTCAGGCCTTGCACATCAAACCGAACTTTCAGGAAATATAGTTTTGCTATGTCGGTTTTTGAGAAAGAAAAGCTTCAATATCACCGCTACGGAAGAGGCTGATGCCCTAACCGCCCTTTCTTTTTTGCCAATTCATTCCGAAGACTATTTCCGTGAGGCATTAAAATCCGTTTTGACCAAAAGTCGGTTGCAGCACATCAAGTTTGACGAGTATTATCATGAGTTTAAAGAACAGCTCAAAAAAGCAGCGGATTCTAAAGTCAAAGAACTTCCCGAAGAAAAGCAAAAACCTGAAAAAAAAAGCAAACAGGCCCAATTCGAGGCGTTAAAAGACTGGTTGAACCTAAAAACATCGGAGGAGGAAAAGGAAGTAGCGGCCTTTAACGACGTAGAGAGCTTAACCAAAAAAGACTTTTTAGACCTAAGCGAAGATGAGGTGCGCCTGATGATGCGTGTTCTTCAAAAAATGGCCCGCCAGCTGGCGCATCAAAAAAGTAGGCTACGTAAAAAATCCAAAAAAAGGCAACAATTGGACGTGAAGCAAACCATTCGTACTAACATGCGAAAAGGAGGTGAAATACAACAACTCGTTTTTACCAAAAAGAAAGACCGCAAACTGAAATTGGTACTCCTCTGCGATGTCAGTCGCTCGATGGACTTATACAGTCGCTTTTTTATTCACCTGATTTACGCCTTTCAGAATGCCTACGATAAAATCGAAACCTTTGTATTTAGTACGGCGCTACACCAAGTGAGTGAGTTATTGAACAACAATGAATTCGACCAGGCTTTCCAAATGATTTCGGAACGTGTACCGCATTGGTCCGGCGGAACGACCATTGGATCATGCCTTCATGACTTTACCCAAAATTTTGGTCATGGCATGTTGGATAAGAAAACAATCGTTTTGATGCTATCCGATGGATGGGATACCGGCGAACCCGCAGTTATGAAAGAAGCCATGAAGGCGATTCACAAAAAATCAAAGAAGGTCATTTGGTTGAATCCCTTGGCGGGAAGCGCGGATTTCTCCCCGGAAGTTATCGGAATGAAAACGGCACTTCCATATATCGATGTCTTGGCATCCGCACATAACTTGGAAAGCCTGAAGCAGGTTTTAGTACAACTTCGCACCAAACGAAACCTGTTGAAAAGGCAATTCATTTAG
- a CDS encoding DUF2200 domain-containing protein has product MTTTPEHDARIAKLTFASVYPHYVTKIEKKGRTKEELHQVIEWLTGFDSEKLQHLIEEKVTFETFFTQAKLNPDAHLIKGVICGYRIEEIETRLTREARYMDKLVDELAQGRKMEKILRGS; this is encoded by the coding sequence ATGACAACAACACCCGAACATGATGCGCGAATCGCAAAACTGACGTTCGCATCGGTCTATCCGCACTATGTCACAAAAATCGAAAAAAAGGGGAGAACGAAGGAAGAGCTGCATCAAGTTATCGAGTGGCTTACCGGTTTTGACTCAGAAAAATTACAACATCTTATCGAAGAGAAGGTAACCTTTGAAACTTTCTTTACACAAGCAAAGTTAAATCCGGATGCCCACCTTATCAAAGGCGTTATCTGCGGGTATCGCATTGAGGAAATCGAGACTCGTTTGACTCGAGAAGCAAGGTACATGGACAAGTTAGTTGACGAGTTAGCGCAAGGCCGAAAGATGGAAAAGATTTTACGTGGATCATAA
- a CDS encoding TfoX/Sxy family protein encodes MAYDEFLADRIRRSLKEKAITAEEKKMMGGLCFMVDGKMCLGLDTDKKTDTARLMCRIGEGQYEDALRKAHCTPMDFTGRVMKGYVFVTEKGLDSDSDLNYWIQRCLDFNPSAKSSKRKSK; translated from the coding sequence ATGGCATATGATGAATTTTTAGCGGATAGAATTCGACGCAGCTTAAAAGAAAAAGCCATTACCGCGGAAGAAAAGAAAATGATGGGCGGGCTCTGTTTTATGGTCGATGGTAAGATGTGTCTCGGTCTTGATACGGATAAAAAAACGGATACTGCCCGATTAATGTGCAGGATTGGGGAAGGGCAATACGAAGACGCGTTGAGAAAAGCGCATTGCACCCCAATGGATTTTACGGGCCGCGTGATGAAAGGCTATGTTTTTGTCACTGAAAAAGGATTGGATTCCGATTCCGATTTAAACTATTGGATTCAGCGCTGCCTGGACTTTAATCCCTCGGCAAAAAGTAGTAAGAGAAAATCCAAATGA
- a CDS encoding endonuclease/exonuclease/phosphatase family protein, whose translation MKKQNVVSLILIVFFALPAFGQTIEVMSYNIKYDNESDTINNWNDRRLPMLALVKKHNPAFIGMQEVLLNQLEFLDAPLNDHKYIGVGRDDGKEKGEFSPIFYDTKKYALLKSNTFWLSESPDIIAIGWDAALERICSYGLFQDKTTKKRLWVFNTHFDHKGKKARRNSVKLILKRIKRLNTENLPVILMGDLNLTPEEGPIVRLQKKMDDGRRISKSPPSGPVGTFNGFNSNVPMDRRIDYIFLKGIAVQEYHHIDERRTNGKHISDHLPVLATITY comes from the coding sequence ATGAAAAAACAAAATGTAGTTTCCTTGATTTTAATAGTATTTTTTGCCTTACCTGCGTTTGGGCAAACCATCGAAGTCATGAGCTATAACATCAAATATGATAATGAAAGCGATACGATCAACAATTGGAATGATCGCAGATTGCCCATGCTTGCGCTAGTGAAAAAACACAATCCGGCGTTTATTGGTATGCAGGAAGTACTTCTCAATCAGTTGGAGTTCTTAGATGCACCCTTAAATGACCATAAGTACATTGGTGTAGGTAGGGATGACGGCAAGGAAAAAGGAGAGTTCTCCCCTATTTTCTATGACACCAAAAAGTACGCACTTTTAAAATCAAACACCTTTTGGCTTTCCGAAAGTCCCGATATAATAGCGATCGGATGGGATGCAGCCCTAGAACGCATCTGCTCTTACGGACTTTTTCAGGACAAAACCACTAAAAAGCGGTTATGGGTTTTCAACACCCATTTTGATCATAAAGGAAAAAAAGCCCGCAGAAATTCGGTAAAGCTTATTCTAAAAAGAATAAAACGGTTGAATACGGAAAATCTTCCTGTTATCTTAATGGGAGATTTAAACTTGACGCCTGAGGAAGGCCCTATTGTCAGGCTACAAAAGAAAATGGATGATGGACGGCGTATTTCCAAAAGCCCACCAAGTGGTCCGGTAGGTACCTTTAACGGATTTAACAGCAACGTCCCAATGGACAGACGCATTGATTATATTTTTCTTAAGGGAATAGCTGTGCAAGAATATCATCATATTGATGAGCGTCGGACAAACGGAAAACATATTTCGGACCATTTACCCGTTTTGGCGACCATTACCTATTAA
- a CDS encoding FAD binding domain-containing protein encodes MIPAKFEYIKATSVSEAIDLLEKHGDEAKILSGGHSLIPAMKLRLSRPEVLIDISGISGMNSITEEGDEIVIGANCTHAAIIGSDLVNAELSILAQTAKHIGDIQVRNRGTLGGSLAHADPAADYPAVVLACDAKIEVEGKNGSRTIPATEFFLGIFTTALAEDEIITAIRFPKVADGNYQKFFQSASRFAVVGVAAVKEGDSVKVGITGVAGTPYRATAVEDAYTGNSDAAKHAVDGMEGELMSDHFADEEYRAHLAKVMVKKALEA; translated from the coding sequence ATGATACCAGCAAAATTTGAATATATAAAGGCGACTTCCGTCAGTGAGGCCATTGATTTGCTCGAAAAACATGGCGATGAAGCGAAAATTTTATCCGGCGGACATAGTTTGATTCCCGCTATGAAATTGCGATTGAGTCGGCCGGAGGTATTGATCGATATCAGCGGCATTTCAGGAATGAACTCCATAACGGAGGAGGGTGATGAAATCGTCATCGGTGCGAATTGTACCCACGCGGCGATCATCGGTTCCGATTTGGTGAACGCCGAGTTAAGCATTTTGGCCCAAACAGCAAAACACATTGGTGATATACAAGTGCGTAACCGGGGGACACTCGGTGGCAGTCTGGCGCATGCCGACCCGGCCGCCGATTATCCCGCGGTGGTTTTGGCTTGTGACGCAAAAATCGAAGTGGAGGGAAAAAACGGAAGCAGAACCATTCCCGCAACCGAATTCTTTCTGGGTATTTTCACCACGGCCCTGGCCGAGGATGAAATCATAACAGCGATTCGCTTCCCGAAAGTAGCGGATGGTAACTATCAAAAATTCTTTCAGTCCGCTTCCCGTTTCGCCGTTGTGGGCGTAGCTGCGGTCAAGGAAGGTGATAGCGTCAAAGTTGGGATTACAGGCGTAGCAGGAACGCCCTATCGGGCCACGGCCGTTGAAGATGCCTATACGGGCAATTCCGATGCTGCGAAGCATGCTGTCGATGGTATGGAAGGCGAACTGATGAGCGACCATTTCGCCGATGAAGAATACCGTGCGCATTTGGCAAAGGTGATGGTCAAAAAGGCTTTGGAGGCCTGA
- a CDS encoding xanthine dehydrogenase family protein molybdopterin-binding subunit has product METYIGKPVKRREDNRFLKGAGKYTDDIKLHGMTHSAFVRSPYAHAKILSVDTSAAQNAEGVVAIYTGSDDCGTFGVPCGWQVDFKDGETMREPMHPLLAKDKINHLGEAVAIVIAETLEQARDAAELVNVKYEALPAVTCPKKAMEPGAPKVHDQWEDNAAFDWCIGNDRAEVEAALTSAHHVTEMTYKNHRVAPNAIEPRSYIADYDVNADKWTLYTSTQNPHLVRLLLCAFALGIPEHKVRVVSYDVGGGFGSKIYHYTEEALLTWASKEIGRPIKWTSDRTEAFLTDAHGRDHIVHSKMGFDKDGKIVAHLTDEYCAMGAYLSTFAPAVPTYLHGTLFQGVYTTPLIHLNVVAPFTHTVAVDAYRGAGRPEATYLLERMISKAAKEMEIDPAELRYKNFIPPFNGTSEPGYQTQVALQYDSGNYHGVLKRGLEMLGYEDFRKEQAEARKNGKLLGVGLSTYIEGCGIAPSAVVGSLGARAGLYEVGHVRVQPTGKVSVFTGAHSHGQGHETVFAQFVADKLGIPMDDVDIVHGDTDQVAFGMGTYGSRSLAVGGSAIIKSVEKVLEKGAKIAAHKLEAAEEDLEYAEGKWTVKGTDKSISFGDVSLTAYVPHDYPEGVEPGLDFSSFYDPTNFTYPFGTHIAVVEVDSDTGKVTLKRFVACDDVGNVMNPMIVDGQIHGGVVQGVGQALLEEVVYDGEGQMVTGSYMDYAMPRADDFPMIETDRTTTPCPHNPLGVKGAGEAGAIGSTPAVVNAVVDALAHLGVTDIQMPVTPMRVWKAMQN; this is encoded by the coding sequence ATGGAAACATATATCGGAAAACCTGTAAAGAGAAGAGAGGACAATCGGTTTCTAAAAGGAGCCGGAAAATATACCGACGACATCAAACTGCATGGCATGACACATTCCGCCTTTGTTCGGAGTCCGTATGCACATGCTAAGATTCTAAGCGTCGATACTTCTGCGGCCCAAAATGCAGAGGGCGTGGTAGCCATCTACACCGGCAGTGATGACTGCGGTACTTTTGGAGTGCCCTGCGGATGGCAGGTAGATTTTAAGGATGGTGAAACCATGCGGGAACCTATGCATCCGTTGCTGGCGAAAGATAAGATCAATCATTTGGGTGAGGCCGTGGCCATTGTGATCGCTGAGACTTTGGAGCAGGCCCGTGATGCGGCCGAATTGGTGAACGTGAAATACGAGGCCTTGCCAGCGGTCACCTGCCCCAAAAAGGCAATGGAACCCGGTGCCCCCAAAGTGCATGACCAATGGGAAGACAATGCTGCTTTCGATTGGTGCATCGGGAACGATAGGGCAGAGGTAGAGGCGGCTCTGACATCGGCGCATCATGTCACTGAAATGACCTATAAAAACCATCGCGTGGCACCGAATGCCATAGAACCCCGAAGCTATATCGCCGATTATGATGTGAATGCCGATAAATGGACTTTATATACAAGTACCCAGAATCCGCATTTGGTTCGTCTATTGCTTTGTGCTTTCGCCTTGGGCATTCCCGAGCATAAGGTTCGAGTCGTTTCCTATGATGTTGGCGGCGGATTCGGCAGTAAAATTTATCACTACACCGAAGAGGCGCTCCTGACTTGGGCATCCAAGGAAATCGGAAGGCCGATAAAATGGACATCCGACAGAACGGAAGCCTTTTTGACCGACGCCCACGGTCGTGACCATATCGTTCATTCTAAAATGGGTTTCGATAAAGACGGTAAAATAGTGGCGCACCTTACCGATGAATATTGTGCTATGGGCGCGTACCTGTCAACCTTTGCACCGGCGGTTCCAACCTATTTACACGGTACGCTCTTTCAGGGTGTTTATACGACTCCTTTAATTCACTTAAATGTGGTAGCGCCATTTACGCATACCGTTGCGGTCGACGCTTATCGCGGTGCTGGACGACCGGAGGCCACCTACTTATTGGAACGTATGATTTCCAAAGCAGCCAAGGAAATGGAAATAGATCCTGCCGAGCTGCGCTACAAAAACTTTATTCCTCCGTTCAACGGAACTTCAGAACCCGGATATCAGACGCAAGTGGCCCTTCAATACGATAGTGGTAATTATCATGGTGTTTTAAAACGCGGACTCGAAATGTTGGGTTATGAGGACTTTAGAAAAGAACAGGCCGAAGCCCGCAAGAACGGAAAATTATTAGGGGTGGGATTATCGACCTATATAGAGGGTTGTGGTATCGCACCCTCTGCAGTAGTTGGTTCATTAGGGGCTCGTGCTGGACTTTATGAAGTAGGTCATGTGCGCGTACAACCGACAGGAAAGGTATCTGTTTTTACGGGAGCACACTCGCATGGACAGGGTCATGAAACGGTATTCGCGCAATTCGTCGCAGATAAATTGGGCATTCCTATGGATGATGTGGACATTGTACATGGCGATACAGACCAAGTCGCTTTCGGAATGGGTACCTATGGTTCACGAAGTTTGGCCGTGGGCGGAAGCGCAATCATTAAAAGTGTCGAAAAAGTTTTGGAAAAAGGAGCCAAAATCGCCGCTCATAAATTGGAAGCCGCTGAGGAAGACTTGGAATATGCCGAAGGCAAATGGACGGTAAAGGGAACCGATAAATCCATTTCTTTCGGAGATGTTTCCTTAACGGCCTATGTACCTCACGATTATCCTGAAGGGGTAGAGCCGGGATTGGATTTCTCAAGCTTCTATGACCCGACCAATTTTACGTACCCCTTTGGTACCCATATCGCAGTAGTTGAAGTAGATTCTGATACCGGAAAAGTAACGTTGAAACGTTTTGTCGCTTGCGATGATGTCGGTAATGTTATGAACCCTATGATTGTAGACGGTCAAATTCATGGTGGCGTAGTGCAGGGCGTTGGTCAGGCCTTATTGGAAGAGGTGGTTTACGATGGAGAAGGTCAGATGGTAACCGGTTCGTATATGGATTATGCCATGCCCCGGGCGGATGACTTTCCCATGATAGAAACCGATAGGACCACAACGCCTTGTCCACATAATCCGCTAGGCGTAAAAGGAGCAGGGGAAGCAGGAGCCATTGGTTCTACACCCGCCGTGGTGAACGCCGTGGTAGATGCCTTGGCGCATTTGGGTGTAACCGATATCCAGATGCCCGTAACACCAATGCGTGTATGGAAGGCGATGCAGAACTAG
- a CDS encoding alpha/beta fold hydrolase, which yields MPFITNDKAKEQVDIFYEDHGSGQPVILIHGWPLSRKTWEQQVWKIVEAGFRCISYDRRGFGTSSSPWGDYDYSALASDLNAIIENLDLKDAVIVGFSMGGGEVVRYLTDYGPDRIAKAALISSIIPLVKQKADNPEGVPQKNLDDIKSALESDRVGFLKEFHKGFYNYKDNTDKVSEAQLDYDFIIASFASPRATVETAKAWMDTDFRPELKNVTVPTLIVHGDADATVPIETSAKQAAAGIADNTFEIIKGAPHGLNITHAAELNKILIDFLKK from the coding sequence ATGCCATTTATTACAAACGATAAAGCAAAAGAACAAGTTGATATTTTTTATGAGGATCATGGAAGCGGACAACCCGTTATTTTGATTCATGGTTGGCCCTTGAGCCGAAAAACCTGGGAACAACAGGTTTGGAAAATCGTTGAGGCGGGATTTCGTTGTATTTCCTACGACAGGCGTGGCTTTGGTACGTCGTCTTCGCCTTGGGGCGATTACGATTACTCCGCTCTAGCCAGCGATTTGAATGCCATTATAGAGAATCTGGATTTGAAGGATGCCGTAATTGTCGGCTTTTCAATGGGTGGCGGCGAGGTTGTACGCTATCTTACCGACTATGGCCCGGACCGGATTGCAAAAGCGGCCTTGATCAGTTCCATTATTCCCTTGGTTAAGCAGAAGGCCGATAATCCCGAGGGTGTACCCCAAAAGAATTTGGACGATATCAAAAGTGCCTTGGAATCCGATAGGGTAGGCTTTTTAAAGGAGTTTCATAAAGGATTCTATAATTATAAGGACAATACCGACAAGGTAAGTGAGGCACAGTTAGACTACGACTTTATCATCGCGTCCTTTGCATCGCCCAGGGCTACTGTAGAGACGGCAAAAGCATGGATGGATACCGATTTCAGACCTGAGTTGAAAAATGTGACGGTGCCTACTTTAATCGTACACGGCGATGCCGATGCGACCGTACCGATTGAAACTTCTGCAAAACAGGCGGCGGCAGGCATAGCGGACAATACTTTTGAAATCATAAAGGGAGCGCCACACGGATTGAACATTACCCACGCAGCAGAATTGAATAAAATCCTTATCGATTTTCTAAAAAAGTAA
- a CDS encoding NAD(P)-dependent alcohol dehydrogenase — protein sequence MTKIKAYSAKESGADLKPFEIERRALKDTDVKIDILFCGVCHSDLHQVQNDWKNSKYPVVPGHEIIGKVLEVGDKVSNFKEGDMVGVGCMVDSCHECSACKDDMEQFCEKGATFTYNSPDKHLGGHTFGGYSESVVVDEQFVLTVPGNLKPEAAAPLLCAGITTYSPLAHWGVKEGDKVGVIGLGGLGHMGIKFANAMGANVVMITTSPGKSEDAEKLGADEVIISKEEDQMKKHRGTFDFLLNTIPVGHDANPYLQLLKRDATMVLVGAVEPLKAVNGSNLIMGRKKMAGSLIGGIKETQEMLDFCGEHDVVSEIELIKMQDINTAYDRLQKSDVKYRFVIDMKSLKES from the coding sequence ATGACGAAGATAAAAGCCTATTCGGCTAAAGAAAGCGGTGCCGATTTAAAACCTTTTGAGATTGAAAGAAGAGCACTTAAAGACACCGATGTCAAAATAGATATTCTTTTCTGTGGTGTTTGCCATAGCGATTTACACCAAGTTCAAAACGATTGGAAGAATTCGAAATATCCGGTCGTTCCCGGTCATGAGATTATCGGGAAGGTGTTGGAAGTGGGAGATAAAGTCTCCAACTTTAAAGAAGGTGATATGGTGGGTGTAGGATGTATGGTAGATTCCTGTCATGAATGCAGTGCCTGTAAGGATGATATGGAGCAGTTTTGCGAGAAAGGTGCAACCTTTACCTATAATAGCCCGGACAAACATCTTGGCGGACACACGTTTGGCGGTTACTCCGAGAGCGTGGTCGTAGATGAGCAATTCGTATTAACAGTTCCTGGTAATCTAAAGCCTGAGGCGGCCGCACCTCTACTTTGTGCCGGTATTACTACCTACTCGCCTTTAGCGCATTGGGGAGTTAAGGAAGGGGATAAGGTCGGCGTAATAGGATTAGGTGGGCTCGGACACATGGGTATTAAATTTGCCAATGCCATGGGTGCCAATGTAGTGATGATCACTACCTCACCTGGCAAAAGTGAGGATGCCGAAAAATTGGGTGCCGATGAGGTGATTATCAGCAAGGAAGAGGATCAGATGAAAAAGCATCGGGGAACATTCGATTTTTTATTGAATACCATTCCCGTAGGGCACGATGCAAATCCCTATCTGCAATTATTGAAAAGAGACGCCACTATGGTCTTGGTCGGTGCGGTGGAGCCACTTAAGGCGGTCAACGGGAGCAATCTTATCATGGGTAGGAAAAAGATGGCCGGTTCGCTCATCGGGGGTATCAAAGAAACCCAAGAAATGCTCGATTTCTGTGGCGAGCATGATGTCGTATCTGAAATTGAATTAATTAAGATGCAGGATATCAATACGGCCTACGACCGTCTTCAAAAATCGGATGTCAAATACCGTTTTGTAATAGATATGAAGTCTTTAAAAGAGAGTTGA
- a CDS encoding sugar phosphate isomerase/epimerase family protein — translation MATRRAFVKKTALGAAALTLPIIPSLGKSPFQNDLFMNQPKISLAQWSLNKAFFSGELDARDFASIAKNSYGITAIEYVNQFYEEEAKNEKFWLEMARLASDNGVESLIMMVDEKEKLGDSSAAKRKKAVEDHYKWVNAAKLLGCHSVRVNAFGDGEPEALKSALVDGLGSLTEYAAKENIHVLLENHGLHTSNAAYMVDIIKAVNNPFLGTLPDFGNWCTSAEWGGTKESQNCTNIYDPAKGLTEWLPYAKGVSAKSYEFNEDGNDTVIDYPKLLGIVKNTGFDGYIGIEYEGEGLSASEGIVATKALIERTWAALD, via the coding sequence ATGGCTACCAGAAGAGCTTTTGTAAAGAAAACCGCTTTGGGAGCGGCGGCCTTAACGCTACCTATCATTCCTAGTTTGGGCAAGAGTCCATTTCAAAACGACCTTTTTATGAACCAACCGAAGATATCACTGGCCCAATGGTCATTGAACAAGGCCTTTTTTAGCGGCGAATTAGATGCGAGAGATTTCGCCAGTATCGCTAAAAATTCGTATGGAATTACAGCCATAGAGTATGTCAACCAGTTTTACGAGGAGGAGGCCAAGAACGAGAAATTCTGGCTCGAAATGGCCCGACTTGCTTCCGATAACGGGGTAGAAAGTCTGATCATGATGGTCGATGAAAAAGAAAAGCTGGGCGATAGTAGTGCGGCAAAACGAAAAAAAGCGGTTGAAGACCATTATAAATGGGTAAATGCAGCCAAACTGTTGGGATGCCATTCGGTTCGTGTAAATGCTTTCGGAGATGGCGAACCTGAAGCACTAAAAAGTGCCCTAGTGGATGGATTGGGTAGCTTAACGGAATATGCCGCAAAGGAAAATATACATGTGCTTCTCGAAAATCACGGTCTACATACTTCGAACGCGGCCTATATGGTCGATATCATCAAAGCGGTAAATAATCCTTTTCTGGGAACCTTGCCCGATTTTGGAAACTGGTGCACTAGCGCCGAATGGGGCGGCACCAAAGAAAGCCAAAATTGTACGAACATCTACGACCCGGCGAAAGGATTGACCGAGTGGCTGCCCTACGCGAAGGGCGTAAGCGCCAAAAGCTATGAGTTTAATGAAGACGGTAACGATACCGTCATCGATTACCCAAAGCTTTTAGGGATTGTAAAAAATACTGGCTTTGATGGATATATCGGTATCGAATATGAAGGGGAAGGACTATCTGCCTCAGAAGGTATTGTAGCGACTAAGGCATTAATAGAGCGTACCTGGGCAGCATTGGACTAA